Below is a window of Lacibacter sp. H407 DNA.
AAAGACATTTATTTTTTATTTGAAAGAACTTTTGCCGGTCCGAGAGGAAAAGACCGTCGATCGAAAAGTTGTCACCAACAAACCTGTAATCCGCTTAGTCTGTTTGCAAAGGATTACCGCCACCTATCAAATTTGGAATAGCCAAACCACATCGGGCAGAAACCCGGTACGACAGTGCATTTCCAATTTTTTTTGTAGCAATTGACATTTGATTACGTACCGTAAAAACAGAAATATTCAATACAGCCGCTACTTCTTTATATTTTAACCCCTCTTCCTTTACTAATTGAAACACAATTTTACATTGGGTAGGAAGCCCCTGCACCACTTGTTCGATTCCTTTAATTGTTTCATTTGAAATAAACAGATCTTCCGGGCTGTTGAACTCAACAACAGTTTCCATATCTACATCATGTAGCTGGGATGCCGGGTTTCTTGCATTTTTTTCGATATAGTTGAGGGAAAA
It encodes the following:
- a CDS encoding RNA polymerase sigma-70 factor produces the protein MEVVKDLQRQIAVHEDMRAYKELYMLLFDGLHRFSFSLVKSREGAEEIVSDVFIKLWQIRSQLLQIDNLKAYLYTTARNFSLNYIEKNARNPASQLHDVDMETVVEFNSPEDLFISNETIKGIEQVVQGLPTQCKIVFQLVKEEGLKYKEVAAVLNISVFTVRNQMSIATKKIGNALSYRVSARCGLAIPNLIGGGNPLQTD